In Anthonomus grandis grandis chromosome 6, icAntGran1.3, whole genome shotgun sequence, one DNA window encodes the following:
- the LOC126737893 gene encoding uncharacterized protein LOC126737893, translating to MIFHVLQVCSLMTVLVSGQRWSKAIQSFQPRIGYSTNIVHTKAGSNDLNAESSINVNFPFLKEKAPTKYTQVYAGSRNAPNAQNANFFKVGYNLKFNDNNFNKKLKEHAPKTHKKFENAEVITGRQKKNEKVRAPMINTDLAPEDFVSNAYLRQLQMSEAHKQYSPPIVHKFSPPKTRSYTYSQQDISRPQVQTNSAQEQANLPQKYTRTPTTATAYNYNIQKASKAVQTSVVPQQYTGNNYQTFNHDVALKNSESFDFSNAHGDINIGDNALAASEHYSQTFKHNEESPTNAVTDINNIKLEDHIPKSFKGVKPLPLDTSLLKDPILTTDLNNAPKTTNDQIIPIHFDVRSIQAAMQNEIGKLHQSYYQQNPYITKAQNTLMNEDNAGSYSNNFRTYGQPEPIDASQYRAGWKNNYEEDIYNIVSMRPPPIGPNMRY from the exons ATGATTTTTCAT GTTTTGCAGGTGTGTAGCCTGATGACCGTTTTAGTCAGCGGGCAAAGGTGGTCGAAAGCCATACAATCATTTCAGCCAAGGATCGGATATTCTACTAATATAGTTCATACTAAGGCGGGATCAAACGACTTAAATGCAGAAAGTTCTATTAAcgtaaattttccatttttaaaagaaaaggcGCCCACTAAGTATACTCAAGTCTATGCCGGTAGTCGTAATGCTCCGAATGCACAAAATGCCAATTTTTTCAAAGTGGGTTATAATCTTAAGTTCAAtgataataactttaataagaaGTTAAAGGAgcatgcaccaaaaacccataaaaagtttgaaaatgcTGAAGTGATAACAGGAAGGCAGAAGAAAAACGAAAAGGTACGAGCCCCTATGATCAATACTGATCTGGCTCCAGAGGATTTCGTGTCCAATGCTTATTTACGTCAGCTGCAAATGTCTGAAGCTCATAAGCAATATTCACCTCCAATAGTTCATAAATTTTCACCACCAAAAACAAGATCTTATACCTACAGCCAGCAAGATATATCTAGGCCACAAGTTCAAACTAATTCAGCACAAGAACAAGCAAACTTGCCCCAGAAATACACAAGAACACCAACAACAGCTACagcttataattataatatccAGAAGGCTTCAAAAGCAGTCCAAACCAGTGTAGTGCCACAACAATATACTGGAAATAATTACCAGACATTTAACCATGACgtagcattaaaaaatagcgAATCATTTGATTTTAGTAACGCTCATGGTGACATTAACATTGGTGATAATGCCCTTGCAGCTTCAGAACATTACAGTCAAACTTTTAAGCACAATGAAGAGTCACCTACCAATGCAGTAACtgatataaataacattaaattggAAGATCACATTCCAAAAAGCTTTAAAGGAGTTAAACCATTACCTTTGGACACCAGTTTGCTAAAAGATCCAATTCTAACCACTGATTTGAATAATGCCCCAAAGACCACCAATGATCAAATCATCCCGATCCACTTTGATGTCAGATCGATTCAAGCAGCTATGCAAAATGAAATTGGAAAATTGCATCAAAGTTATTATCAACAAAATCCATATATCACCAAGGCGCAGAACACTTTGATGAATGAGGATAATGCTGGGTCATACAGTAATAATTTTAGAACTTATGGCCAGCCAGAACCGATTGACGCAAGTCAGTATCGAGCAGGTTGGAAGAATAACTATGAAgaagatatttataatattgtgtCGATGAGGCCGCCGCCTATTGGCCCAAATATGCGATATTGA